A DNA window from Syntrophaceae bacterium contains the following coding sequences:
- the trmD gene encoding tRNA (guanosine(37)-N1)-methyltransferase TrmD, whose protein sequence is MLRFDILSIFPEMFRSPFDASLIAKAKDKGRIEIHLHDIRDYAEGRHRMTDDYPYGGGGGMVMKVEPVARALEAIVPERDGTLVVLLSPQGEPLRQRLVEELASWPRLVMICGHYEGVDERIRAHLVDREISIGDYVLTGGELAAMVLVDAVARLVPGVLGNSNSPAEDSFSAGLLEHPQYTRPEDFRGWKVPDVLLSGHHKAIDGWRKRESLRRTWKRRRDLLESSPLTEEEQKILRSLILEDENKSP, encoded by the coding sequence GTCGATTTTCCCGGAGATGTTCCGATCCCCCTTCGATGCCAGCCTTATAGCGAAGGCCAAGGACAAAGGGAGAATCGAGATTCACCTGCACGACATCCGGGATTATGCCGAGGGAAGGCACCGGATGACGGACGATTATCCTTACGGCGGCGGCGGTGGGATGGTCATGAAGGTGGAGCCGGTGGCCCGTGCACTGGAGGCCATCGTTCCGGAGCGGGACGGGACCCTCGTGGTGCTTCTCTCTCCCCAGGGAGAACCGTTGCGGCAGAGGCTGGTCGAGGAACTGGCCTCCTGGCCTCGACTGGTCATGATTTGCGGACATTATGAGGGTGTGGACGAGCGAATCCGGGCCCATCTTGTCGACCGCGAAATCTCCATCGGCGATTATGTCCTGACGGGAGGGGAACTGGCGGCCATGGTCCTCGTGGATGCCGTCGCCCGTCTGGTTCCCGGTGTTCTGGGAAACAGCAATTCACCTGCGGAGGATTCATTTTCCGCCGGGCTTCTCGAACACCCCCAGTATACGAGACCGGAAGACTTTCGGGGGTGGAAGGTCCCGGATGTTTTGCTCTCGGGCCATCACAAGGCCATTGATGGCTGGAGAAAGCGGGAGTCGTTGAGGAGGACATGGAAACGGCGCCGGGATCTCCTAGAATCGTCGCCGCTGACGGAGGAAGAACAGAAGATCCTCAGGAGTCTGATCCTGGAGGATGAAAACAAGAGTCCGTAG
- the rplS gene encoding 50S ribosomal protein L19, whose product MNVLDIIEKEQMRGDIPEFKPGDTVKVYVRIVEGQKQRIQAFEGVVIRRRRGNNRSSFTVRKISYGIGVERTFPLHSPVIDRIEVISRGKVRRSRLYYLRELRGKKARIKDASRT is encoded by the coding sequence ATGAATGTATTGGATATTATTGAAAAGGAACAGATGCGGGGAGACATCCCCGAATTCAAGCCCGGCGATACGGTAAAGGTCTATGTCCGGATCGTGGAAGGCCAGAAGCAGCGGATCCAGGCCTTCGAAGGCGTGGTGATCAGGAGAAGGCGCGGAAACAACCGTTCCAGCTTCACCGTCCGGAAGATTTCCTATGGTATCGGAGTTGAACGGACGTTCCCGCTTCATTCCCCCGTGATCGACCGGATCGAGGTAATCAGCCGCGGCAAGGTTCGCCGATCCCGACTTTACTATCTGAGAGAGTTGAGAGGGAAAAAGGCCCGGATCAAGGACGCGAGCAGGACCTGA